From the Pomacea canaliculata isolate SZHN2017 linkage group LG4, ASM307304v1, whole genome shotgun sequence genome, one window contains:
- the LOC112561485 gene encoding hemocyanin G-type, units Oda to Odg-like: MTSLWASVLLALLVQTSVVSASLTRKNVKDLTPQEVLSLQNYLLELEKDSSDSGFAALAGYHGKPSRCVVNDKNVACCVHGMATFPQWHRLYVVQLEQLLVKKGLTNIGIPYWDWTKPLKELPTLVQDPIFRDPAGGLGKRNAWFSGEINVDTTKVRTARAVDERLFESVAPGQNTRLLNLILDALEQDDYCQFEVQFEVAHNNIHYLVGGRHEYSMSTLEWTSYDPIFFLHHSNVDRIWAIWQALQKKRNKAYNHADCSVELFRQKLQPFDDDTNPVALTRTYSTANQLFSYAQLGYTYDELKLNGWTIDELYTLLEQRSGRERAFATFSLHGLGFSANVRVKVCEHLEEDYAHEETSHCEFAGDIFILGGANEMKWEFTLPYYFDISDAVLRLGQPLDGNYIIQTEVFSVNGTELEAHVLPDPVGAHRPVRGWTDPKPAGLEARTAKTVIRKDVDVLTDEEIYALRQALSRFQNDSSVDGYQAVAEFHGLPARCPYPDARNRYACCIHGMATFPHWHRLFVVQVEDALERRGLEIGIPYWDWTKPGSRIPAFVKEETYEDPVSKNMVHNPFFNAPVAFRKETTQREIQDDLFKNPKFGDHTDLFDGMLLAFEQTDFCDFEVQFEVIHNLPHFMVGGFAQFSLSTLHYSAFDPIFILHHSNVDRLWAIWQALQIKRGLPYKAHCANTLTHESLKPFGFPPPLNNNEKTFAHATPLNIYDYEKELGYGYDTLQFGGMTVDQLKTYIDNRRTEDRTFVGILLHSIGVSAKVEVEIKKSGVAPYKVGVLAVLGGEAEMPWNFDRVVKVEITKALTDLGLSYDDNFDVILSITDVNGIPLPEDTFSHHTIIHDDGDVIEPTTKAVEKYVRSDLDSLSREQIQNLREALQALKDDSSVRGYAQIAGFHGQPNWCPSPDVEKKVACCPHGMAIFPHWHRLITVQAENALRDRGFKDGLPYWDWTLPMKKLPDLVESDTYLNHKKNETVPNPFHHGEIGNEKTTRSVRDELFEQPEFGKLTKIAEMVLLAYEQTDFCDFEVQFEIAHNYIHALVGGKELLSMASLRYTAFDPLFFLHHSNTDRIWATWQALQRYRGLPYNSANCAIASMRTPLQPFAQSSVINPDPVTRDHSVPFDTFDYQRSFHYSYDNFQFNGLSLPQIQREIVRRQTDDRIFVGFMLRGIKKSALVSFRIIDSKNESHKGGEFYILGDENEIPWQYDRLFKFEITRELATNNIDQRDPFRIEYDVYNLAGEKISNSTYGQVTIINEPGAGSRQEEIYKREVQAASHVRRNIESLSKGEIESLRNALSKIEKDGTFENIAKFHGYPGLCEHEGRNVSCCDHGSATFPHWHRLYVEQVENALLAQGSAVAVPYWDWTQPIRSLPDLINEAHFFNSRTQKEEPNPFFQGKISDVDEVTTRDPKPELFNSDYLLNNVLLALEKTSFCDFEIQFEIVHNSIHSWVGGRGQYSLSSLDFAAFDPVFFLHHSNVDRIWAIWQELQRYRGLPYDRADCAINAMQTPLRPFGDKGKNLFDVTHRYSRPADVFDYSHHLDYTYDDLSLNSWTIPQLEEVLKKQRSRDRLFAGFLLHNIGTSADVHIRLCVATGNGEHNCNHDAGEFSILGGETEMPFIFDRLYKFDISEPVRKLGFRLDNPGNLDLDIKIQAFNGSYLDPSILRRPSLIFVPGTDRKQNAVGKSEKRLVRKSVTSLSQSERRSLVLAMQSLQADNSASGFQALASFHALPPLCPYPEANKRFACCVHGMATFPQWHRLYTVQFEDELRRRGAIVGIPYWDTIGPQKSLPDFFNDAEYYDPVLNTTIPNPWAGAAIKFKNTNVDREFNMERLQQEGEHGFDTWLWKQYLFALEQENYCDFEVQFEIAHNAIHAWTGGSKEHSMAHLHFASYDPIFLLHHSSTDRIYAVWQELQRLRGHDPNEANCALELMREPLKPFSFGPPYNLDPVTKEFSKPEDVFNYKDHFLYTYDILDVQGVSVDLLQNYINRQKEKGRVFVGLLLGGIRTSAHVEIIVTAPGGKDTPAGDFNILGGSAEMPWSFDRLYRYEITDVLKKEGLKKTDSFNVSVTITAMNGTTLDSSLIPTPSVIYKPAKRKSSISQLPANRIRRDLSTFDVRDKMTLKAALKDLQKEENGWQHLASLHGVPVKCPVELPTVACCIHGMPTFPHWHRLYTLQAERELLKHGSSVALPYWDWTKPITELPELFTQQTYYDPWRNAVEENPFARSYINSASGYTVRDPQPELFKTTPDGKNSILFDEVLLALEQRDYCDFEVQFEVTHNAIHYLVGGHQTYALSSLSYASYDPIFFVHHSFVDKIWAVWQELQKRRNLPYNRANCAVNFVTKPMLPFSSPSLNKDKFTLEHSTPLDVFDYSSLNYAYDNLDLGGHTLEEIEHDINEHQSKPRIFAGFLLHGIGVSAEVRCSICVTRTRCARAGAFFVLGSDVEMPWSFDRLYKYDITQALEALSIRPEDVFDAQASFNLNVDIIAVNGTKLPSSSLPTPTIIFEPAKGATAERQSYELSGVGVRKNINTLTVAETENLKKALQAVKDDKGVSGYQNIAAAHGYPGKCTESGRTVACCHHGMASFPQWHRLFVVLLERALTRQGARVGIPYWDWTESFTALPSLLTETENNPFSQGEVAALHQVTTRAPRPQLFSDPERGEESFFYRQILLAFEQRDYCDFEVQYEVTHNAIHSWIGGTSPYGMSTLEYSAYDPVFFIHHSNVDRQFAIWQALQRYRGLDYDSANCNIQELRLPLEPFNWDDIPYPIIRENARAIDGFHYDRFNYQYDNLNFHGLTIPQLEAVLEKRRDEDRIFANFMLAGFGASADVTFELCDKENHCIFAGTFAVLGGPLEMHWKFDRLFKYDVTAVFKQLHLRPDSEYHFDVHIRAVNGSELSSSLLEPPSVSFVPGRRRGAHAASSEEPQPSPSDDLVRYEISALSLEQVSNLKNALYKLQNDNGPNSFETIAGFHGYPNNCPENATNRYACCTHGMPVFPHWHRLLTVQFEMALKDQGALVGVPYWDWTRPAKNLPSLLADTKDNPFSGYLIKSASQQVTRDVQQLLFNRTQHGSQDYLFDQTLETLEEDTYCDFEVQLEMLHNTLHALVGGTGTYSMATLDYSAFDPYFMIHHSSIDRIWKIWQTLQKLRHRPFNVARCAARSLFRPLEPFSYELNPNPITRANSKPIQIFDAAKFHYEFDNLNLNGHSVEEIDTLIKNLRAKDRVFAGLVLSGFRTSATAHVEVGASGKSTQDEGSFYILGGPKELPWAYERVYKYDITHAVTELSVSPYSPINITVTLTGYDGSSVDASLPSPLVVVRPANADYDVLVVPLETAVSIPPKVIVRRGTQIRFVGGGESVQGRVRELGSYTTLQKCSIPPGDANVYDYNINNALQPGDYYFTLDNEESCKEGKRIQITVDEE; this comes from the exons ACTTCAGTGGTGTCAG CATCTCTGACCagaaagaatgtgaaagatCTGACGCCTCAGGAAGTCCTGAGCCTCCAGAACTATCTGCTAGAGCTCGAAAAGGACAGCTCGGACAGTGGCTTCGCGGCGCTAGCCGGTTACCATGGAAAGCCGTCCAGATGTGTAGTTAACGATAAAAACGTAGCGTGCTGCGTACACGGCATGGCCACCTTCCCTCAGTGGCACCGCCTGTACGTCGTGCAGCTGGAGCAGCTGCTGGTGAAAAAAGGATTGACCAACATTGGCATCCCTTACTGGGACTGGACAAAACCACTGAAAGAATTGCCGACCCTTGTGCAG GATCCCATCTTCAGAGATCCTGCAGGTGGCCTTGGAAAACGAAATGCCTGGTTCTCCGGCGAGATCAACGTGGACACCACAAAAGTGCGCACCGCCCGTGCTGTGGACGAGCGCCTGTTCGAGTCTGTGGCCCCTGGACAGAACACCCGCCTCCTGAACCTGATACTGGACGCCCTGGAACAGGACGATTATTGTCAGTTTGAGGTACAGTTCGAGGTGGCGCACAACAACATCCACTACCTGGTGGGTGGTCGCCACGAGTACTCCATGTCAACGCTGGAGTGGACCTCCTATGACCCCATCTTCTTCCTTCACCATTCCAACGTCGACCGTATCTGGGCCATCTGGCAGGCGCTGCAGAAGAAGCGTAACAAAGCCTACAACCATGCCGACTGCAGCGTGGAGCTCTTCCGCCAGAAACTCCAGCCTTTCGATGATGACACGAACCCCGTCGCTCTGACTAGGACCTATAGTACGGCCAATCAACTCTTCAG CTACGCGCAGCTGGGCTACACCTATGATGAACTGAAACTGAACGGCTGGACCATCGATGAGCTGTATACTCTGCTGGAGCAACGGAGCGGGCGCGAACGTGCATTCGCGACCTTTTCCCTCCACGGCCTCGGCTTCTCCGCCAACGTCCGCGTGAAG GTATGCGAGCACCTGGAGGAAGATTATGCGCACGAAGAAACAAGTCATTGCGAGTTTGCAGGCGACATCTTCATCTTGGGTGGTGCCAACGAAATGAAGTGGGAGTTTACGCTCCCCTACTACTTCGACATCAGCGACGCGGTGCTGCGCCTCGGCCAGCCGTTGGACGGCAACTACATCATCCAGACCGAGGTCTTTAGCGTCAACGGCACGGAGCTGGAAGCACATGTCCTGCCCGATCCTGTTGGTGCCCACCGGCCAGTCCGCGGCTGGACTGAtc CCAAACCCGCCGGGTTGGAGGCACGAACAGCCAAAACCGTCATCCGCAAAGACGTCGATGTTCTGACGGACGAGGAAATCTACGCCCTGCGACAGGCGCTGTCCCGCTTCCAGAATGACAGTTCTGTGGACGGGTACCAGGCCGTGGCCGAGTTCCACGGGTTACCTGCCCGTTGCCCTTACCCCGACGCCAGGAACCGATACGCGTGCTGCATCCACGGCATGGCCACCTTCCCGCACTGGCACAGACTCTTCGTCGTACAG GTGGAGGACGCCCTTGAGAGGAGGGGACTAGAAATTGGCATTCCATATTGGGATTGGACAAAGCCAGGAAGCCGGATACCAGCGTTTGTGAAAGAAGAAACCTATGAAGACCCCGTCAGTAAAAATATGGTGCACAATCCCTTCTTTAACGCACCTGTGGCATTCCGGAAAGAAACCACTCAGAGAGAG ATACAAGATGACCTCTTTAAGAACCCTAAGTTCGGCGACCACACCGATCTCTTCGATGGAATGCTGCTGGCCTTCGAGCAAACTGACTTCTGCGACTTTGAGGTGCAGTTCGAGGTCATCCACAACCTTCCGCACTTTATGGTGGGAGGCTTCGCGCAATTCTCTCTGTCCACTCTCCACTACAGCGCCTTCGACCCTATCTTCATCCTACACCACTCCAATGTGGACCGGCTGTGGGCCATATGGCAGGCACTGCAGATCAAGCGAGGGCTGCCATACAAGGCCCACTGCGCCAACACCCTCACCCACGAGTCCCTCAAGCCCTTCGGCTTCCCCCCGCCGCTCAACAACAACGAGAAGACCTTTGCCCACGCCACGCCCCTTAACATCTATGACTACGAGAAAGAGCTGGGTTACGGTTACGACACCCTGCAGTTTGGGGGCATGACCGTCGACCAGCTGAAGACCTATATCGACAACCGCCGCACTGAGGACCGCACCTTCGTTGGTATCCTCCTTCACAGCATTGGGGTGTCTGCCAAAGTCGAagtggaaattaaaaaatctgGAG TTGCCCCTTACAAGGTGGGCGTTCTTGCCGTGCTCGGAGGTGAGGCGGAAATGCCTTGGAACTTCGACCGTGTAGTGAAAGTGGAGATAACTAAAGCACTCACAGATCTTGGCCTCAGCTATGATGATAACTTCGATGTCATCTTGAGCATAACAGATGTGAATGGCATCCCTTTGCCAGAAGACACTTTCTCCCATCACACCATAATCCATGATGATGGAGATG TGATCGAACCGACTACGAAAGCGGTTGAGAAATACGTACGCAGCGACCTGGACAGCCTGTCTAGAGAGCAAATCCAGAATCTGCGTGAGGCTCTCCAAGCGCTGAAGGATGACTCATCCGTACGCGGTTACGCACAGATCGCTGGTTTCCACGGTCAGCCCAACTGGTGCCCGTCCCCGGATGTGGAGAAGAAGGTCGCCTGCTGCCCACATGGTATGGCCATCTTTCCCCACTGGCACCGCCTGATCACTGTACAGGCCGAGAACGCCCTCAGGGACAGAGGCTTCAAG GATGGCTTACCCTACTGGGACTGGACTCTACCCATGAAAAAGCTGCCTGACCTGGTGGAGTCGGATACGTACCTAAACCATAAGAAAAATGAGACAGTTCCCAACCCTTTCCACCACGGCGAGATTGGCAATGAGAAGACGACACGCAGTGTGCGGGATGAGCTATTCGAGCAGCCCGAGTTCGGCAAGCTAACCAAGATCGCAGAGATGGTGCTGCTGGCCTACGAACAGACGGACTTCTGTGACTTTGAGGTGCAGTTCGAGATCGCGCACAACTACATCCACGCGCTGGTGGGTGGCAAAGAGCTCTTGTCCATGGCTTCCCTCCGTTACACTGCCTTCGACCCCTTGTTCTTCCTACACCACTCCAACACCGACCGCATTTGGGCAACATGGCAAGCTCTGCAGCGCTATCGGGGGCTGCCATATAACTCCGCCAACTGCGCCATCGCCTCCATGCGCACACCGCTGCAACCCTTCGCCCAGAGCAGCGTTATCAATCCTGACCCCGTCACGCGCGACCACTCCGTGCCCTTCGACACTTTTGATTATCAGCGCAGCTTTCACTACTCGTACGACAACTTCCAATTCAACGGTTTGTCACTGCCACAAATCCAGCGCGAGATCGTGCGGAGACAGACTGACGACCGTATCTTCGTTGGCTTCATGCTTCGCGGCATCAAAAAATCAGCCCTAGTGTCCTTCCGGATCATCGATAGCAAAAACGAGTCCCACAAGGGTGGCGAGTTCTACATATTGGGTGACGAGAACGAGATCCCCTGGCAGTACGACCGCCTCTTCAAGTTCGAGATCACACGAGAGCTGGCCACAAACAACATCGATCAGCGAGATCCCTTCAGAATCGAGTACGATGTCTACAACCTGGCAGGCGAGAAAATCTCCAACTCGACCTACGGCCAGGTCACCATCATCAACGAACCAGGAGCAG GATCTCGACAGGAAGAGATTTACAAACGAGAGGTTCAAGCCGCGTCCCACGTGCGTCGCAACATCGAAAGCTTGAGCAAGGGCGAGATCGAGAGCCTGCGAAATGCCCTCTCCAAGATCGAGAAAGATGGAACGTTCGAGAACATCGCCAAGTTTCACGGCTACCCAGGACTGTGTGAGCACGAGGGCCGTAATGTGTCATGCTGCGATCACGGCTCTGCCACCTTTCCGCACTGGCACCGACTCTACGTCGAGCAGGTGGAGAACGCGCTGCTGGCCCAGGGTTCAGCCGTTGCCGTGCCATACTGGGATTGGACACAGCCCATCCGAAGCCTGCCGGATCTGATTAACGAGGCCCACTTCTTCAACTCTAGGACTCAGAAAGAGGAGCCTAACCCGTTCTTTCAGGGCAAGATCAGCGACGTTGACGAGGTGACTACCCGAGACCCTAAACCCGAGCTCTTCAACAGCGACTACCTGCTGAACAACGTCCTGTTAGCCTTAGAAAAGACCAGCTTCTGCGACTTCGAGATCCAGTTCGAGATCGTCCACAATAGCATTCACTCCTGGGTTGGGGGTCGAGGCCAGTACTCCCTGAGCTCTCTGGACTTTGCGGCCTTTGACCCAGTCTTCTTCCTGCACCACTCAAACGTGGACCGCATCTGGGCCATCTGGCAGGAGCTACAGCGCTACCGCGGCCTTCCATACGATAGAGCCGATTGCGCCATCAACGCCATGCAGACGCCGCTGCGTCCGTTCGGCGACAAAGGTAAGAACCTGTTTGACGTCACGCACCGTTACAGCCGTCCTGCTGACGTCTTCGACTACAGCCACCATCTCGACTACACTTACGACGACCTCAGCTTAAACTCCTGGACCATCCCGCAGCTGGAGGAAGTACTGAAGAAGcagcggtcacgtgacaggctatTTGCTGGTTTCCTCCTGCACAACATAGGCACCTCGGCCGACGTCCACATAAGGTTGTGTGTTGCTACTGGCAACGGGGAACACAACTGCAACCACGATGCTGGAGAATTCTCGATCCTTGGCGGAGAGACTGAGATGCCGTTCATCTTTGACCGTCTCTACAA GTTTGACATCAGTGAACCAGTGCGTAAGCTTGGCTTCAGACTCGACAATCCCGGTAATCTTGACCTCGACATCAAGATTCAAGCTTTCAACGGTTCTTACCTCGATCCCAGCATTCTCAGGCGACCTTCTCTTATCTTCGTACCTGGTACAG ATCGCAAACAGAACGCTGTTGGAAAATCGGAGAAGCGGTTGGTCCGCAagagtgtgacgtcactaagcCAGTCTGAGCGGCGGTCACTGGTGCTTGCCATGCAGAGCCTGCAGGCTGACAACTCCGCCAGCGGTTTCCAGGCGCTGGCGTCGTTCCATGCGTTACCTCCCCTGTGCCCGTACCCCGAGGCCAACAAGCGCTTCGCCTGCTGTGTGCACGGCATGGCCACCTTCCCGCAGTGGCACCGACTCTACACCGTGCAGTTTGAAGACGAGCTCCGACGACGCGGGGCCATTGTGGGCATTCCCTACTGGGACACCATCGGTCCTCAAAA GAGCCTCCCGGACTTCTTCAATGATGCAGAGTACTATGACCCAGTCCTGAACACTACCATCCCTAATCCTTGGGCCGGCGCCGCGATCAAGTTTAAGAACACTAATGTGGACCGCGAATTCAACATGGAACGCTTGCAGCAAGAGGGCGAGCATGGCTTCGACACCTGGCTGTGGAAGCAGTACCTCTTCGCCCTCGAACAGGAGAACTACTGCGACTTCGAGGTGCAGTTTGAGATTGCCCACAACGCCATCCATGCCTGGACGGGCGGGTCAAAGGAGCACAGTATGGCCCACCTGCACTTTGCTTCCTACGACCCCATCTTCTTGTTGCATCACTCCAGCACTGACCGCATCTACGCCGTCTGGCAGGAGCTGCAGCGCCTGCGGGGTCATGATCCAAACGAGGCCAACTGCGCCCTAGAGCTCATGCGTGAGCCACTCAAACCTTTCAGTTTTGGCCCTCCGTACAACTTGGACCCCGTCACCAAAGAGTTTTCCAAGCCCGAGGACGTCTTTAACTATAAAGACCACTTTCTCTACACGTACGACATTCTAGACGTGCAGGGAGTCAGCGTGGACCTATTGCAGAACTACATTAACAGACAGAAG GAAAAGGGAAGAGTATTCGTTGGCTTACTTCTGGGCGGCATCAGAACTTCCGCCCACGTGGAAATCATCGTGACCGCTCCTGGTGGCAAAGATACGCCGGCTGGTGACTTCAATATCCTTGGCGGGTCCGCCGAGATGCCCTGGTCCTTTGATCGTCTTTACCGCTATGAGATAACCGAT GTTCTTAAGAAGGAAGGTCTGAAGAAGACTGACAGCTTTAATGTAAGCGTCACCATCACTGCCATGAACGGTACAACTCTCGACTCTAGCCTCATCCCCACGCCCTCCGTCATCTACAAGCCAGCCAAGC GCAAGAGCAGCATCAGCCAGCTGCCTGCCAACCGCATCCGTCGCGACCTCTCGACATTTGACGTCCGTGACAAGATGACCCTGAAGGCTGCTCTCAAGGACctgcagaaagaagaaaacggaTGGCAG CATCTGGCGTCTTTGCACGGAGTCCCCGTCAAGTGCCCGGTTGAGTTACCCACAGTTGCATGCTGCATCCACGGCATGCCAACATTCCCCCACTGGCATCGACTGTACACATTGCAG GCTGAGCGGGAGCTGCTTAAGCATGGAAGTAGCGTGGCGTTGCCCTACTGGGACTGGACCAAACCCATCACGGAGCTGCCCGAGCTGTTCACGCAACAGACCTATTACGACCCCTGGCGGAACGCGGTGGAAGAGAATCCCTTCGCGCGCAGCTACATCAACTCTGCTAGCGGCTACACTGTGCGTGACCCGCAGCCAGAGTTATTCAAGACCACTCCGGATGGCAAGAACTCTATTCTTTTCGATGAG GTGCTGCTGGCCTTGGAGCAGCGCGATTACTGCGATTTCGAGGTGCAGTTCGAGGTGACCCACAACGCCATCCACTACCTGGTCGGTGGTCACCAGACCTACGCCTTGTCCTCCCTGAGTTACGCCTCCTACGACCCTATCTTCTTCGTGCACCACTCCTTCGTGGACAAGATCTGGGCTGTCTGGCAGGAGCTGCAGAAACGCCGCAACCTTCCCTACAACAGGGCGAACTGCGCCGTCAACTTCGTCACCAAACCTATGCTTCCCTTCAGCTCACCCAGTCTTAACAAAGACAAGTTTACCCTTGAGCACTCTACTCCTCTGGACGTCTTCGACTACTCGAGCTTGAACTACGCCTACGACAACCTGGATCTGGGCGGCCACACGCTGGAAGAGATCGAGCATGATATCAATGAGCACCAGAGTAAGCCGCGCATCTTCGCCGGCTTCCTGCTGCACGGCATCGGAGTCTCGGCGGAAGTAAGGTGCTCCATATGTGTCACCAGGACGAGATGTGCGCGAGCCGGCGCCTTCTTCGTGCTAGGCAGCGATGTGGAGATGCCATGGTCCTTCGACCGATTGTACAA GTACGACATCACCCAGGCTCTTGAGGCCCTGTCTATTCGCCCAGAAGATGTGTTCGACGCACAGGCTTCCTTCAACTTGAATGTGGACATTATCGCGGTGAACGGCACCAAGCTGCCAAGCTCTTCGTTGCCTACTCCGACCATTATCTTCGAGCCTGCCAAAG GAGCGACCGCTGAGCGACAATCGTACGAGTTGTCAGGAGTTGGCGTGCGCAAGAACATCAATACTTTGACAGTTGCGGAGACCGAGAACCTGAAGAAGGCGCTGCAGGCGGTCAAAGATGACAAGGGCGTCTCCGGATATCAGAACATCGCCGCCGCCCATGGTTACCCCGGAAAGTGTACAGAAAGTGGTCGTACGGTGGCCTGCTGCCACCATGGTATGGCTAGCTTTCCCCAATGGCATCGTCTCTTTGTTGTCCTCCTAGAACGCGCGCTCACGCGCCAGGGCGCTCGCGTAGGTATCCCTTACTGGGACTGGACTGAGTCCTTTACGGCTCTGCCGAGCCTGCTCACCGAAACTGAAAATAATCCCTTCAGCCAGGGTGAGGTGGCGGCCCTTCACCAGGTAACCACGCGCGCACCTCGCCCCCAGCTCTTCAGTGACCCCGAGCGCGGTGAAGAATCCTTTTTCTACCGTCAGATCCTCCTGGCCTTCGAGCAGCGCGACTACTGCGACTTCGAGGTGCAGTACGAGGTCACCCATAACGCCATCCACTCCTGGATCGGAGGCACCAGTCCTTACGGCATGTCCACCCTCGAGTACTCTGCCTACGACCCCGTCTTCTTCATCCATCACTCCAACGTCGACCGGCAGTTCGCAATCTGGCAGGCGCTGCAGCGCTACCGTGGCTTGGACTACGACAGCGCCAACTGCAATATTCAGGAGCTGCGTTTGCCGCTGGAGCCATTCAACTGGGATGACATTCCCTACCCGATCATTCGTGAAAACGCACGTGCCATTGACGGATTCCACTACGACCGGTTCAACTACCAGTACGATAATCTCAATTTCCACGGCCTGACCATCCCTCAGCTGGAGGCAGTGTTGGAGAAGCGAAGAGACGAGGACCGCATCTTTGCCAATTTCATGCTTGCG GGCTTCGGGGCTAGCGCTGACGTCACGTTTGAACTGTGCGACAAGGAGAATCACTGCATCTTTGCCGGCACGTTTGCCGTACTGGGAGGGCCTCTGGAAATGCACTGGAAGTTCGACCGACTCTTCAAATATGACGTCACGGCCGTCTTCAAGCAGCTGCACCTCCGACCCGACTCCGAGTACCACTTCGATGTTCACATCAGGGCCGTCAATGGCTCGGAACTGAGCTCGTCTCTGCTGGAGCCGCCGTCAGTCAGTTTTGTGCCAGGCAGAC GTCGCGGGGCTCATGCCGCGTCTAGTGAGGAGCCTCAACCCTCGCCAAGCGACGACCTCGTCCGTTACGAGATTTCTGCCCTTAGCCTCGAGCAG GTCAGCAATCTGAAGAACGCGCTGTACAAGCTGCAAAACGACAACGGCCCCAACAGCTTCGAGACCATCGCCGGCTTCCACGGCTACCCCAACAATTGTCCGGAGAACGCCACCAACCGCTACGCCTGCTGCACGCACGGCATGCCTGTCTTCCCACACTGGCACCGCCTGCTGACCGTGCAGTTCGAGATGGCGCTGAAGGATCAGGGTGCCCTGGTGGGTGTGCCCTACTGGGACTGGACCCGCCCTGCCAAGAACCTGCCCTCGCTCCTTGCTGATACCAAAGACAACCCCTTCTCTGG ATACCTTATCAAGTCCGCCAGTCAGCAGGTGACACGTGACGTCCAACAGCTGTTGTTCAACCGCACACAGCACGGTAGCCAGGACTACCTGTTCGATCAGACCCTGGAGACCCTTGAGGAAGATACCTACTGTGACTTCGAGGTGCAGCTGGAAATGCTGCACAACACCTTACACGCGCTGGTGGGAGGTACTGGCACCTACTCCATGGCCACGCTGGACTACTCGGCCTTTGACCCCTACTTCATGATCCACCACTCCAGCATCGACCGCATCTGGAAGATCTGGCAGACGCTGCAGAAGCTTCGCCACCGTCCCTTCAATGTAGCGCGCTGCGCGGCGCGCAGTCTTTTCCGCCCATTGGAGCCTTTCTCCTACGAACTGAACCCGAACCCCATCACCCGCGCCAACTCCAAACCCATACAGATCTTCGACGCGGCCAAGTTCCATTACGAGTTTGATAACCTGAATCTTAACGGCCACAGCGTTGAGGAGATCGACACTCTCATCAAAAACTTGCGGGCTAAGGACCGCGTCTTCGCCGGCTTGGTCCTGTCCGGGTTCAGAACCAGTGCCACCGCTCACGTGGAGGTGGGAGCTTCTGGAAAATCTACGCAGGACGAGGGCTCTTTCTACATCTTGGGTGGCCCCAAAGAGCTGCCGTGGGCTTACGAGCGCGTGTACAAGTACGACATCACCCACGCCGTCACCGAGCTGAGTGTGAGCCCCTACTCACCCATCAACATCACCGTCACGCTGACAGGCTACGACGGCAGCTCTGTCGACGCCAGCCTCCCCTCTCCGCTTGTCGTCGTCCGCCCCGCCAACGCCGACTACGATGTACTCGTCGTGCCGTTGGAAACCGCCGTCAGCATACCGCCTAAG GTGATCGTTCGCCGTGGAACTCAGATCCGCTTCGTGGGCGGAGGAGAAAGTGTCCAGGGCCGCGTGCGCGAATTGGGTAGCTACACCACCTTACAAAAGTGTTCCATCCCACCCGGCGACGCCAACGTCTATGACTACAACATAAATAATGCGCTGCAGCCCGGCGATTATTACTTCACGCTCGACAACGAGGAGTCGTGCAAGGAAGGCAAGCGCATTCAGATCACCGTGGACGAGGAGTAG
- the LOC112561256 gene encoding fatty acid-binding protein homolog 6-like — MALELVGYWKLEKNENWDEYMAAAGVNILLRKAALNITSYEEISVEEDNQEQWHIKHTSTFRSRESHPVVGQEFEETTMDGRRVKSVLTIEGNKLVYRQKAMTEGEIDTTVTREVLSDGRLLTTFVAEGKDVTARRYFVRYQPV; from the exons ATGGCGCTAGAACTGGTGGGGTACTGGAAACTGGAGAAGAATGAGAACTGGGATGAGTACATGGCTGCAGCAG GTGTGAACATCTTGCTAAGAAAAGCGGCGCTTAACATCACGAGCTACGAGGAGATAAGTGTTGAGGAAGACAACCAGGAGCAATGGCACATCAAGCACACCTCAACGTTCCGGTCGCGCGAGTCTCACCCGGTCGTGGGCCAGGAGTTTGAGGAGACCACAATGGACGGGAGGCGAGTCAAG TCTGTTCTGACCATAGAGGGCAACAAGCTGGTGTATCGTCAGAAGGCGATGACCGAGGGAGAGATCGACACGACAGTCACGCGAGAAGTGCTCAGTGACGGACGATTATTGACG ACGTTTGTTGCTGAAGGCAAGGACGTCACTGCTCGCCGCTACTTCGTGCGGTATCAACCAGTGTGA